A single region of the Cyclopterus lumpus isolate fCycLum1 chromosome 16, fCycLum1.pri, whole genome shotgun sequence genome encodes:
- the LOC117745401 gene encoding FXYD domain-containing ion transport regulator 6-like, with product MDLVVLVAFSSWLAPALAAVAVEDKYRDSDFEYDYETLKLTGVGISVVMFAVGIGLVITRKCSCSKSEESRFVGPGVESIVPMA from the exons ATGGATCTTGTGGTCTTGGTGGCGTTCAGCTCCTGGCTGGCTCCTGCACTTG ccgCTGTGGCAGTTGAGGACAAAT ACAGAGACAGTGATTTTGAATACG attATGAAACTCTGAAACTCACTGGCGTGGGGATCTCAGTGGTAATGTTCGCCGTGGGAATCGGCCTCGTCATCA ccCGAAAATGTTCCTGCTCAAAGAGTGAGGAGTCAAG GTTCGTAGGTCCTGGTGTGGAATCAATTGTTCCTATGG CTTAG